In Magnolia sinica isolate HGM2019 chromosome 16, MsV1, whole genome shotgun sequence, the genomic window CGGATTAACCATTTTATTTCTAACCGTTTTCTTCTCACATGCTTATGAGGTTTACCAGTGAGTGGACCGACCAGATCTTGATCAATGGCCCTGATCTGACTCACGTGGCACACGtgggagagaagagaggaagtCCAAGAGGCCGGCGGAAAAGCGTGTGTTGAACACGCCAATCCGAGAaatcaaaatccaaaataatCCTGCGTGTCTGTAATTGCCATGGTCAACCGTTTCCCACCAAACGCCACCTTCTGACTTCTTAAATGCCAAATCCCAGAATCTCTCTCGCTCGCCTTCTtctttctagggttagggttttcctCTGAAGCTCCGTAGCTGCTCCAATGGCAGCTGCTGCGATTGGACTCGCCACCTTGTTTCCAAGGGCAAAATTGGAACCTCCCCTATTCAGATCCTCCTCCAATCCTTCTCCTCAATTCAAGATTGCTTCCTTCCCAAATGCCAGAAATCAGAGAAGGGTTGTTGAGAGAAGGGCTGTTTCGGAACCTAAATGTGAGTTCGGATCGGAAGATGAGAAGAAGATTGAATTGAGGACATCGAGCGTGTCTGCTCTCGAGCAGCTCAAGACGTCTGCCGCAGAGAGTAAGtcaattttcaaattattttgtttatttttatattatttaatttAATATGTGATTGTGAATTTGCAAATTCGCAAAAAAGGTATAGGGTTTATGGTTTTtgttgatgggatggttggatttgatgattttgaTAGAGTCTGTGAAGAGACAGGGAAATGCGCTTTggtttttttggaattttttagtTTTGCTTTTATCATTGGTActgtcgttttttttttttttttttttgggtcaaatTTGGATGACCGAATCGGGGAATTACTTGAGAATTCAATTTCAGGAATTGGATTCCCTGGGAATTGGACTCTGTCAGATATGTTTGGCAACCTGGATTTGATTCTGGTGATGGGGCTGATGCAATCAGATATCAGTGCACACACGCGACGTGACCCAAAGTCGGGCTTTCATAATGGCACGTGTGGCCACTTTGCTCCTATGAATCGAAAGTGGGTCTGTTTGGATtgatggaaaagaaaagaaaactcaaaagttttttatttctTCCATTTTTGGACCTTTTGCATTGCttggatagcaaaggaaataGCGGGATTGGAAATAACGATCAGTAAACTTTTCCATAATCAGATTATCACGCTCAAGATATGAGCTGACCATTGTGAGCAGAACATGAGATTgtcacttgctatccaaacataACCCCCCTAAAAATAGGAATCCATGGGAATGGAGGGTCCTTTTTTTTATACCACTGAATTTGTTTGATGGGATTTTGATATTTCGATAGCCAATTAAGGCTTTGATAGTCTTTGTAGATGTCATAAAGAAATGGAGAAATGGACTTTTTCTTTGGGGAATTTTAAGTGCAGTTTTCTTGTGGATAATCTAGTTTTTGTTCTCAAATTTTAGTAATGGTTTTTATTTCTTACCTCACCAAGTTTTAATTATGGGGTTCATAAATCGGGATGCATTAGTGAGAATCTAAATGCTTGCGAGATAACTGGTGAGAAAAACTCAAACATCTATTAATTTTTTGCGAGATTATGATTCCATGcagtttctttatttttcttctttgggAAAAAGAAGTCACTGATTTGTACATTTATTTGAATTAGATCATTGGTTTACAGCTTTATGCAATTTAACAACCTAAGCATTAATCTGAATGCTAGGTGGATAATCAGAATGAAAAATCAggaattcctttccttttttttttggaggttGTATTTTAATGCAAATTGTTGGAAAAATGTCGCTGGAATCATAGTTTTTGTTGAATTTTGTTGATGGGCTATTCTTCAGTTCAAGGTGAGCAGTTAAGGATTTTAAAACTGTCTATTGTAATAGCAAAAAAGGGAAAATGGCCATTGTTTTGTGGAAAACTCCTGTGACCATCAGGCGTATGAGGGCTTCATTAATTTTGTTGTTGAATGTTCTTATTGGGCGTATGACTTGGAGAATCTTGATGGTAAAAAAATAATCATGGATTTATTGAGTGAGATGGAAAATTATGTGAATCACTGATGAAGAGTTACTGCACAAGATGCTTCTTTTGgcatttctttatatattttttgttggAATTTAGATGCATGATTTTTAACTTATTCCcagagccttttttttttcccagataGATGATCCGTCCATGTGAGAGTCATTTGTATGGTTTTTGGAAGCGTATGAGTGGCACCAAGCAATTTGCCTAGATTTGTGTGGTTACCCATCCATCATCTGATGGAATGATTTATTGTGCATGCAGCCTATTTCTGGTCTGAGTGTTCCCATTTTGTCATTTCCTTAACCCAAAATTATTACTGTATTTGTGCATTCTCATTTCTTTAACCGAAAAATATTACTATATTTGTGCATTCCGGATCTGTGAAATTTTTAGGTCCATGTGTTTCTTTCTGGAAAATTTTGGAACTTCAATCTCAGATGTAGTGGCAATGAGCTTTACTTAACTTGCAGTAGGAAAACTTGCATGAAAGCAACCACAGGGCTTTTAAATAATCATATTCTTGTAATTCTCTACCAGGATATATGAAGGAAAGGAGCAGCATTGTGGTTGTAGGACTTAGTGTTCATACAGCACCGGTGGAGATGCGTGAAAAGCTTGCTATTCCTGAAGCTGAGTGGCCACGTGCCATTGGAGAGCTCTGTGGCTTGAATCATATAGAGGAAGCTGCTGTTCTTAGCACCTGCAACAGAATGGAAATATATGTAGTTGCTCTCTCTTGGCACCGGGGAATTCGAGAAGTTACTGAATGGATGGCAAAGGTATTCACCACTGATTCAATTTATCCCAAGCAATATAGGCTACTCGGGACAGTAGAATTTTGAATGATAGATCTATTTGCACATACATGACATCAAGAACATGTTTATGTGGGACACACTAGATGAATGTGCTGGATTGCTTTTGGACCATGGCACGTGTAGACTgtcacacctgatgaacagctCAAATCATGCAAAAGTGTGGCAAGAGTAGTATATCTTGCACACATTTGGGAAGAGTAGGATTCAAAATCCAACTCATTTGCATTTGCATTTGCGTTTGGATTTGACTCTCGCTGCAAATCTTGCTCTTTTGCAaataattgatgcatgattgtaaATGGAGGTTGATGTAAGAATTGATATAATATCTTTTAActgttgttatttatttattttctttattttccttgGCAGACGAGTGGAATTCCTGTTTCGGAGCTTCGTCAGCACTTGTTTTTGTTGTGTGATAATGACGTTACCCAGCATCTATTTGAAGTATCTTCTGGGCTTGACTCTCTTGTTCTAGGAGAAGGACAGATCCTTGCACAAGTTAAACACGTTGTGAAAGTTGGGGAAAACGTCGCTGGTTTTGGAAGGAACATCAGTGGGCTGTTCAAGCATGCAATTACAGCCGGGAAGCGGGTCCGGACGGAAACCAATATTGCAGCTGGGGCAGTTTCTGTTAGTTCTGCTGCTGTTGAGTTGGCTCTGATGAAGCTTCCAAAATCCGAGTCTACCTCTGCCAGAATGTTAGTGTTTGGGGCGGGCAAAATGGGGAAACTTGTGATCAAACATCTGGTAGCCAAAGGGTTCACTACAATGGTCGTTGTAAACAGATCAGAGGAAAGAGTTGCTGCAATCCGTGAGGAACTGAAAGATGTCGAAATAATCTACAAACCCATGTCAGAAATGCTCTCCTGTGCTGCTGAAGCTGATGTCATATTCACTACCACAGCATCCGAATCACCATTGTTCTTGAAAGAGCATGTTGAAACCCTTCCACCCGTGAGTCAGGAGATTGGGGGCTTGAGGCTTTTTGTTGACATTTCCGTTCCTAGGAATGTCGGGTCCTGTGTTTCCACCGTTGAGTCTGCACGAGTATACAATGTTGACGATCTTACAGAAGTAGTTGAAGCTAATAAGGAAGACCGCCacagaaaagcaatggaagctcAGTCAATCATCAACGAAGAATCAAAACAGTTCGAGGCTTGGAGGGACTCTCTGGAGACTGTTCCTACTATCAAGAAACTAAGATCTTATGCAGAGAGAATTCGGATTTCAGAGCTGGAGAAATGCTTGTCGAAGTTGGGGGATGATATCCCAAAGAAAACAAGGCGGGCAGTGGACGATCTTAGCAGGGGCATTGTGAACAAGCTCCTTCATGGGCCCATGCAGCACTTGAGGTGTGATGGTAACGATAGCCGAACTCTTAATGAGATCCTTGAAAATATGCATGCACTTAACAGAATTTTCAGTCTTGAAACTGAGATGGCTGTTTTGGAGCAGAAAATCCGAGCCAAGGTGGAGCAAACCCAAAAATAATTGCATAATTGGAACTGCCACACATTCATCTTCATCTCTGAAAACTCCATCCATGTCCAATTCTCAGACACATTTTCTTCAATAAGAAGAAAAATTCCCTCAGCTAGTCTAGAACGAGGGATTATGGAGGCTAACTCTTGTATGGGTTTCCATCCAGCGATGGAATTGTACTTGAAATGGCTATTTCGGCTCTCGGTAGGAAACAATGAGGACTTTGGGGTGAGCTTTCTCCCTGTATTGTGGGAGATGTTCCATGAACGGCCATTCTTTGTAAGATTCTTGTTAAGTATACAACTGATTATTTCAGGTTGGAGTTGGGTTATGTTCCAAGCATGAAGTTGTGGATTTTTGAATTATTCTGTGTGAAAACAAGTGTTGGTTTACTGTGGAGGCCCCTTGTGTAATCCTGTGATTGTAATCCATTCATCTGGTCAGCCCTGTAACGTGATGGGCCCTGCCTTGTTATCTCTCATATCAGATTATTTCTGGCACCCCCAATTGGTGGCTTGCAAACGGATGATTCAGCCAATGTTGAGGAAGTTGGGTATCTCAAGTCCATGGTGTGGCCCTCTTCATGAATGGCTTGAACAGTTCTTAACATTTATGAGAAAATTGCCACAATCAAACATGGCTAAAAATGCCCATTTTCTAAGATTTCTAAGAAACATTTATGAGAACGTTCCCACTTTTTAAGATTTTCTGGGTAAAAATTCCATGTATGATACTTTTACATAATTTAAGAACTGATACTGACTCTTCAACATAATATAGTTTTATGGCaatccagactatccaaattGCGGATCCAACCGTTGATGGATCATTAACGAAAATTTTGCACTGTCATATTATTTTGCCTTTGAATTCAAACCACTTGCTATTTCTCTTTTAACCATCCGTTTGatatccattaattggatggtcagCATTGCTTGATGGGCCGCTATGGAACTCACAATTTAGATGTTTTGGATAGCTGTACATTACCGCCCCCATGTGATAAGTAGAGGTGCACACGGTTCCGTTCGGTCCAGTTCTAGGGTGAAATTGGAACTTAACCGTCCCAACGGTTCCAGGAAAACCAaaactggaaccggaccgtttGCACCCTATAACTGAATCAGAGccgatcccaaaaataaaaaaaaaaaaccagttcgGTTCCAGTTCAGCTTTACGGCTCTGGGCATTTTATAATCCAATCCAATTGTATGGtttatttttataatccagcccaattgcatagTTTTTTAATAATCTAGCTCAATCACATGGTTaccattagagagagagagagagagagagctgagagGGAGAATACAATTTTatactttttttgtttttaaaaaaaaaaactcaatattTATTGATTAAGTGGTCCAGTTCGAGGTTGGGATCCAAGGTTTGGCTCTACGGTCCGGTTGAATTTTACATATCCTCGTACCAAGAATCGAACAGAACCAAcggtttttttttaaagaaactgaACTAGAACGGTGCGCTTCAGAATCAGACCAAACCGTGCAGTATGATCAGTTCTGGTCGGATTAGTATGGTTGGTTCCGGTCCGATATACCGGTTCCACCGGTCCGGTGTGCAACCATAATGATaagaatgagtcaccaccattgtCTAAAATTTAAAAACTAACATAGAAGTCATACTCTCGTCAGAATATGACTCTCTCTCGCTCCCGAACTGATCATTTACGAGTttgactttctctctctctcgcgaaTTGGTCATTTATTACGGCGAGCTTGACTTCCTCTCTCTCGCACGAATTGGTAATTGGTCGGTGATCACACAGCCCCACCGGAATGGCCCGTGTATAAACGTCGCATGCATCTGCCtcaatccaaatcgtccaaataATGGAACACGCAGTCGATAGTAAATCACCCCCAAATCTTATCGATCGGATGATCTAAACATCCAACTTATGGACATTTGCGATCTGAAGTCCACCCTCTTAACTGATATTCCCTTTGAACCATCAGTTCATGGTAAAAAGGATCAGAAGGATGAGATCATCTTTATATCCATCCTAGATGTGGCCCACAGTTTGAACGgtctgaaaataaaataaatgcatgCTCACGGTAGAATAGGCATGTCGATGCGTAAGACATTTCGTACTCAGGCGGTGTATGGTATTAATTCCTCAATCCAAGAAATGAGAGCCATTTTCCTTCGTAGTCATTCTGCAGGCGTCTAATTCCCCGCCATGACTCTCTGCTACTGTGCGCATGGTTGCGTTGTACGCATCCTCTCTTCTACACTTATTTCTTCTCAGGTGCAAAACGGAGCTGCTCTCAGTCTACTGCCATTTTTCATTTCTTATTCTCTCGTGGACACAGATTCCTGCAGCCCTGGGTTCTGAGGgtcccaccgttatgtatgtgtctatccactccgtccagccgttttgccagatcattttatgatgtgagccCAAAcataagtcagatccaaatctaaagtggaccacaccataggaaacagtggggataaagatgcttgccattaaaaacttggtgggggccacaggatttttggatcaagctgatattggtatgttcccttcatccaggttggagtcaccttatgaacgggttggatgggttataaacattacggtttgctctaggaaggtttcaacggtggacgtctttatccccactgattcctgtggtgtggtccacttgagcttttcgtctgcctcatttcctaaaatgagctcgacaaACGGATGCAcggaatggatataacacattcatcacggtgggtcccacagagcctaGGGCTGCAGGAATCCCCTGCAGCACCCGGCtgaggcaatccgcgtccttctttatttcctttcaagTGATTGATTGCTTTGCCTTTGCCCTTGTTAGATCTGAGATTTTACAGCACTGCCATTttcgttgaattttttttttcttcttcttaatctttacagatctctctctctctctctctctctctctctctctctctctctcattttaatctttttattattttttcagagCACACTGATTCATATTAGTTTTGGAGCCATCTGATACAGGCACCAATACTGATATTTGAACCATGATTGTAATTTTCAACCATGTTCTATGAAAGCCAGAGATGGCCCAATAAGATGGTTAACCTTGATTGGGGATGAAGGGCCTGAAAGGGCTTTGGCTCAAGGTGATTAGGAGAGAGATGAAGTCACGCAAACTTATCGAGGGGTTGTTTTGATGCCTGTAAAATCTTTAAGTCGTAAAGGAATTATACACATAAAGTGTTTACAGCCTGTTCTGTTTGGTTTTAAGCTGTAAGTTGTTTACAAATAAATAATTGATTGTGTTTGGATATTTGTAAATTGTTTACTGCCTGTAATTGGGTATTCACACCCGACAGAGCTTGGGGAGGTAGGttctataaaattttcaaatgacaTATAAGGGCATTATTTAAGATGGATTAAAGCTCAGGGCGGATCCTTTTGCTAAACTAAGCATTAAGTGGGCCACTAATTCAAATTCCAATTTACAAGGAGAAACTACTAaatataaatagttaaatataaaacacattgtaaaaaaaaacacaattaaCCATATGTCTTCCGTAATCCAGTTGCAAAACAACCCCAAAAAAccacatttagaaaaaaaaatctatgatGGAATGTTCTTGTCTAGCCACATTTCTAAGATTAGGCTCAATGTTAAGAAGAAACTTGGATAAATTCGCAGACCATAGTCTCATCTTTTCCGAAGCTAATACTGAAAAGATTCAGAATCTGCGTACAGTCATTCAATGTTTTGAGGTTGTATCGGGCCTCAAAATCGATCTGGTCAAATCCAAAATGTTTGGAGTGAATCTGGAGAAGCAGGAAGCTTCTGTTTACGCAAATATGCTTGGTTGCTCCTCAGGATCTTTCCCATCAACATATGTTGGCCTCCCGCTCTGCATCGGTTCTCCTCCAACAGTTCAATGGGAAAAGGTTGTAAACCGATTTGAAAAATACTTAGCAGCCTGGAAATGTAGGTTCCTATCTTTAGGAGGCTGTCTGACGCTTATAAAGGCAGCCCTTTCCAATTTGCCCGTATATTTCATGTCCTTATTCAAGTGCCCATCTTCTGTTTTAGATTCTATAGAGAAGCTAAGACGAAATTTCCTTTGGAAAGGTAGGAGGGAGAGGAGGCGGTTTCACCTAGTGGAATGGATGCAAGTGTGGAAGCACTTTAAAGATGGTGGAGCGGGCATAAAGGATCTAAAATCTATGAATCAAGCCCTTCTTGGCAAATGGATCTGGAGATTGGGCTCGGAAAATAATAGTTTATGGAATTCTTTAATCACGTGCAAGTACGGCAGATCAAAAGGGGAGTGGTAGATGAAAGACTCGTCATTATACAGATCCTCGGCTATTTGGAAAGACATTCTTCAGATGAAATCAAGGACCATTCAAGGTATTAACTTTGAGTTAGGAAAGGGTGACAGAATTCTGTTCTGGTTCGACAAGTGGCTGGGTGAACCCTTGTTGAAAGATAGGTTCCCAAATATGTTTCGGGTGGCGCCTGACCAGGAAGTATGGGTTGCTGATTGTTACTCGATTCTTAATGGCAAGATGGTGTGGAATCTTCAATGTAGAAGGAATCTCCAAGACTGGGAGATTGAGGAATACGTGAATCTGAGTCTTCTCCAAACCAATTGAAGGAAGACAAAATTATGTGGAGAGCGGAAAAATCGCTTCAATTTACAGTCAAATCCCTTTACAAGATGCTTCGCTTCAACCTTAACTCTCCAGCTGATCAGATCTCTCACCAGGTTTGGTCCTACTCTGCTCCTctgaaaattctgatttttggATGGCTGGTTGGGAAAAGAAAAATTCTTACAGTGGACAATTTGAGAAAAAGAGGGATGATCTTACCTAATGTTTGCCCGTGCTGCATGGGGGAAGCAGAATCGACTGATCATCTTTTGATCCACTGCCCTTATATAGCTTCAATCTGGGCGGATTTTCTGAAGCGCTTTAATATCAGCTGGTGTTTTTCGGAGTCAATGGACCTTCTCTTAAAAGCCTGGCATGGAATCAGAATAGGAAAGAGAGAGACTAGATTGTGGAGGATGGCTATCCTAGCAATCTAGTGGGTTGTTTGGGCAGAGAGGAATAGCTGATGTTTTGAGAACTTGTCTAATTTGGCTGAAGTTGTGACAGTAAAAGCTAAATGATCGAATGGGCCTCTCATGTAGATATGTTTAgggattttgattttcttttccttgagGTGTAGCTTGTTTCTGCTTTCTCAGCAGTCTCTCACttctcttttgtttctttttgctttcttttattataaatcgttatctttcaaaaaaaaaaaaaacaagaaacttGGATAAATTTGGTCGCCTCGCAAGGTAGCTGGAGGACTTCTATATTATAATCATCTTCAATGGTTGCAAGATTTTTTAAACTCCTCCCATACCTTTCTCgacaattccatttttttttttccattatatATGTCGATTGTGTCGAAGTGGTGGCCCAATCCTTACATCACAACCCCATAGGACGTCAGTTTCTTTTGTCTGTCTGTCTCAGAGCTGATGTTCCTACATTTAGAGGAGAACTTCACCCGACTTGTTTAGCTTGCGAATATGtctcatttttcctttcttttcctgtCTAGTACCTTCTTGATGGTCGGTTCGGATCTCACACCCATTTACCACGTGTACTAAAAGTGATCACTTGATAACTTAagcaaaaaaaattgaaaagaattCTAGCTTTCCCTATGTTAAAATCAGTTAATATGAACAAGATGAACAAACAAAAAGCCTTTATCCATTCCGGAATACAAGCTTGCACCCATTTTGCGGGCTGACTGATTGaatttcagaaaaaaatattttccaaatcaTGTTACGCATGAGGCCATATGGTACGACTATGTGTTTAATGCTAAAAATATATACAATTTTTTTGTGGTATTCTCTATGCTTGGATACAAATATGGCCATTGTGTTagagatctaggccattcatcatgtagatACACTGTGAACATGCCATGGGCTAAAAATGAA contains:
- the LOC131229200 gene encoding glutamyl-tRNA reductase 1, chloroplastic-like, with product MAAAAIGLATLFPRAKLEPPLFRSSSNPSPQFKIASFPNARNQRRVVERRAVSEPKCEFGSEDEKKIELRTSSVSALEQLKTSAAERYMKERSSIVVVGLSVHTAPVEMREKLAIPEAEWPRAIGELCGLNHIEEAAVLSTCNRMEIYVVALSWHRGIREVTEWMAKTSGIPVSELRQHLFLLCDNDVTQHLFEVSSGLDSLVLGEGQILAQVKHVVKVGENVAGFGRNISGLFKHAITAGKRVRTETNIAAGAVSVSSAAVELALMKLPKSESTSARMLVFGAGKMGKLVIKHLVAKGFTTMVVVNRSEERVAAIREELKDVEIIYKPMSEMLSCAAEADVIFTTTASESPLFLKEHVETLPPVSQEIGGLRLFVDISVPRNVGSCVSTVESARVYNVDDLTEVVEANKEDRHRKAMEAQSIINEESKQFEAWRDSLETVPTIKKLRSYAERIRISELEKCLSKLGDDIPKKTRRAVDDLSRGIVNKLLHGPMQHLRCDGNDSRTLNEILENMHALNRIFSLETEMAVLEQKIRAKVEQTQK